One Monomorium pharaonis isolate MP-MQ-018 chromosome 4, ASM1337386v2, whole genome shotgun sequence DNA segment encodes these proteins:
- the LOC105830885 gene encoding F-box only protein 33 isoform X1: MCIYMPVSATIGGDGGGGRLNGAARRLWPIGWLDMMRACDDTSEVQLERFRAAMTASGAVAAVAATASGDGNGEEETGTTEEEEEEEGEEEELELAMSRKSCEGAQLSTLCAAAANSCSCCSSCCKPACRTSEMAQEDHGPSWDRLPAVILQEIFSYLSHETRITASQVCKNWRSTLFHPNFWKKITFVFRDEDSVSWVRFLTNRFALSVHEATIRWDKPRYINCIGETNRLLKKLGRNRQLKKLFLEFNSNTFDCLFDNEDDSFSNYKSSTSIVKSLVNITETSNCLETLSLGCREVLDLSTILEPLRLHHSKHLTHLSLASIKDDPDYYDFYMFDNSIFNSFIRLSILTLDYEYVSDTLLEALDSGCMQRLVIHIHGWREDYSSTTNLAWQMFVQKNPQCELRLNLIHSYAGVMVLDTHIFCPAMPLTHLQVLFCENVNIAALHQLSMWYSQTLKSLTWIDSIDRKQCIPSTYDRNDPNSPDSLVLVAWKCTKLVKMMFLGHKYYQENLLAIARLRGSTLKSLVFAECDITAEFWSEAENIRREIQDIMGPHWRLLRNIDLPPVIRDPFKGDSREVIMPLVLSDQN; encoded by the exons atgtgtatatacatgccCGTCTCGGCCACGatcggcggcgacggcggcggcggcaggtTGAACGGCGCAGCACGGCGACTCTGGCCGATCGGCTGGCTGGACATGATGCGCGCCTGCGACGACACGTCCGAGGTACAATTGGAGAGGTTCAGGGCGGCTATGACGGCGAGCggcgccgtcgccgccgtcgccgcgacCGCGTCGGGCGACGGAAACGGGGAGGAGGAGACGGGCACgacggaggaggaagaggaggaggagggggaggaggaggagctGGAGCTGGCGATGTCGAGGAAGTCGTGCGAGGGAGCACAGCTGTCGACGCTgtgcgcggcggcggcgaacAGCTGTTCGTGCTGTTCGTCCTGCTGCAAGCCTGCGTGCCGCACGTCCGAAATGGCGCAAGAGGACCACGGCCCGTCCTGGGACAGACTGCCCGCCGTTATCCTGCAGGAGATATTCTCGTATTTGTCGCACGAGACCAGAATAACAGCCTCCCAG GTGTGCAAAAATTGGAGAAGCACCTTATTCCACCCAaacttttggaaaaaaattacttttgtgTTCAGAGATGAGGACAGTGTTTCGTGGGTCCG ATTCTTGACAAATCGTTTTGCTCTGAGTGTACATGAAGCTACAATCCGATGGGATAAGCCTAGATACATCAACTGCATAGGTGAAACAAACAGGCTCTTGAAGAAATTAGGTCGCAATAGACaactgaaaaaattgttcttgGAATTCAATAGCAACACCTTCGATTGTCTTTTCGACAACGAAGATGACAG TTTCAGTAATTACAAAAGTTCCACATCAATAGTGAAATCCTTGGTAAATATTACTGAGACCTCCAATTGCCTGGAGACCCTAAGTCTGGGATGTAGGGAAGTGCTGGATTTGTCGACGATTCTGGAACCCCTCCGTCTTCATCACTCCAAACATCTAACACATCTCAGTCTGGCATCCATCAAGGACGATCCCGATTATTACGACTTCTACATGTTTGATAactctatttttaattcatttatcaGATTGTCTATCTTAACTCTGGATTATGAGTATGTTAGTGATACTTTGTTGGAAGCATTAGATAGTGGATGTATGCAGAGACTTGTGATTCATATACATGGCTGGAGAGAGGATTACTCGAGCACGACGAATTTGGCCTGGCAAATGTTTGTTCAGAAAAA tCCACAGTGTGAGTTGAGGCTCAATCTTATACATTCTTATGCCGGCGTTATGGTTTTGGACACCCATATATTTTGTCCTGCTATGCCATTGACACACTTGCAAGTTTTGTTCTGCGAAAATGTCAATATCGCAGCACTGCATCAATTATCAATGTGGTATTCGCAAACACTGAAATCGTTGACGTGGATAGATTCGATAGATCGCAAGCAGTGCATACCATCTACGTATGATCGAAATGATCCAAATAG TCCAGACTCTTTGGTGTTGGTGGCATGGAAGTGTACTAAACTTGTCAAGATGATGTTTCTGGGTCATAAATATTACCAAGAAAATCTGTTGGCCATTGCACGTCTCAGAGGCAGCACTCTTAAATCGTTGGTATTCGCAGAATGCGATATTACAGCTGAATTTTGGTCCGAGGCTGAAAACATCAGACGT GAAATTCAAGATATAATGGGTCCACATTGGAGGCTGTTGAGAAATATAGATCTACCACCGGTGATACGAGATCCTTTCAAAGGCGACAGCAGAGAAGTGATTATGCCGTTGGTTCTCAGTGATCAAAACTAA
- the LOC105830885 gene encoding F-box only protein 33 isoform X2, with protein sequence MCIYMPVAATASGDGNGEEETGTTEEEEEEEGEEEELELAMSRKSCEGAQLSTLCAAAANSCSCCSSCCKPACRTSEMAQEDHGPSWDRLPAVILQEIFSYLSHETRITASQVCKNWRSTLFHPNFWKKITFVFRDEDSVSWVRFLTNRFALSVHEATIRWDKPRYINCIGETNRLLKKLGRNRQLKKLFLEFNSNTFDCLFDNEDDSFSNYKSSTSIVKSLVNITETSNCLETLSLGCREVLDLSTILEPLRLHHSKHLTHLSLASIKDDPDYYDFYMFDNSIFNSFIRLSILTLDYEYVSDTLLEALDSGCMQRLVIHIHGWREDYSSTTNLAWQMFVQKNPQCELRLNLIHSYAGVMVLDTHIFCPAMPLTHLQVLFCENVNIAALHQLSMWYSQTLKSLTWIDSIDRKQCIPSTYDRNDPNSPDSLVLVAWKCTKLVKMMFLGHKYYQENLLAIARLRGSTLKSLVFAECDITAEFWSEAENIRREIQDIMGPHWRLLRNIDLPPVIRDPFKGDSREVIMPLVLSDQN encoded by the exons atgtgtatatacatgc ccgtcgccgcgacCGCGTCGGGCGACGGAAACGGGGAGGAGGAGACGGGCACgacggaggaggaagaggaggaggagggggaggaggaggagctGGAGCTGGCGATGTCGAGGAAGTCGTGCGAGGGAGCACAGCTGTCGACGCTgtgcgcggcggcggcgaacAGCTGTTCGTGCTGTTCGTCCTGCTGCAAGCCTGCGTGCCGCACGTCCGAAATGGCGCAAGAGGACCACGGCCCGTCCTGGGACAGACTGCCCGCCGTTATCCTGCAGGAGATATTCTCGTATTTGTCGCACGAGACCAGAATAACAGCCTCCCAG GTGTGCAAAAATTGGAGAAGCACCTTATTCCACCCAaacttttggaaaaaaattacttttgtgTTCAGAGATGAGGACAGTGTTTCGTGGGTCCG ATTCTTGACAAATCGTTTTGCTCTGAGTGTACATGAAGCTACAATCCGATGGGATAAGCCTAGATACATCAACTGCATAGGTGAAACAAACAGGCTCTTGAAGAAATTAGGTCGCAATAGACaactgaaaaaattgttcttgGAATTCAATAGCAACACCTTCGATTGTCTTTTCGACAACGAAGATGACAG TTTCAGTAATTACAAAAGTTCCACATCAATAGTGAAATCCTTGGTAAATATTACTGAGACCTCCAATTGCCTGGAGACCCTAAGTCTGGGATGTAGGGAAGTGCTGGATTTGTCGACGATTCTGGAACCCCTCCGTCTTCATCACTCCAAACATCTAACACATCTCAGTCTGGCATCCATCAAGGACGATCCCGATTATTACGACTTCTACATGTTTGATAactctatttttaattcatttatcaGATTGTCTATCTTAACTCTGGATTATGAGTATGTTAGTGATACTTTGTTGGAAGCATTAGATAGTGGATGTATGCAGAGACTTGTGATTCATATACATGGCTGGAGAGAGGATTACTCGAGCACGACGAATTTGGCCTGGCAAATGTTTGTTCAGAAAAA tCCACAGTGTGAGTTGAGGCTCAATCTTATACATTCTTATGCCGGCGTTATGGTTTTGGACACCCATATATTTTGTCCTGCTATGCCATTGACACACTTGCAAGTTTTGTTCTGCGAAAATGTCAATATCGCAGCACTGCATCAATTATCAATGTGGTATTCGCAAACACTGAAATCGTTGACGTGGATAGATTCGATAGATCGCAAGCAGTGCATACCATCTACGTATGATCGAAATGATCCAAATAG TCCAGACTCTTTGGTGTTGGTGGCATGGAAGTGTACTAAACTTGTCAAGATGATGTTTCTGGGTCATAAATATTACCAAGAAAATCTGTTGGCCATTGCACGTCTCAGAGGCAGCACTCTTAAATCGTTGGTATTCGCAGAATGCGATATTACAGCTGAATTTTGGTCCGAGGCTGAAAACATCAGACGT GAAATTCAAGATATAATGGGTCCACATTGGAGGCTGTTGAGAAATATAGATCTACCACCGGTGATACGAGATCCTTTCAAAGGCGACAGCAGAGAAGTGATTATGCCGTTGGTTCTCAGTGATCAAAACTAA